The window CCGCGATCAGACCAACGGCGAGGAGACGTACGGCGCGGGGCGGTACCTCGATCTCATGCCCGACCGCGACCGGGCCGACGACGAGTGGACCCTCGATTTCAACGTCGCGTACAATCCCACGTGCGCGTACAACCACGCCTACGAGTGCCCCCTGACGCCCACGGAGAACTGGCTCGACGTCCGGATCGAGGCCGGCGAGCGCGACTTCCCCGCCGAGCCCGCCGGCGCCGGCGACCGCGACTGAGCGTATCGATCACGACGGGGAACGGGCCCGACGCGGGACCCGAGCGTGTGAATATCACGGTTGTCAACGCGGATGACAACCCACATTAACCCCGAATCCGAACGGCCGCACATGAGCGATTCGTACGTGATCGTCGGGGACGGTATCGCGGGCGCGTCCGCGGCCGAGACGCTGCGCGAGCAAGCGCCTGACGCCGAGATCACGGTTCTCACCGACGAGGGGGAGTCCCTCTACAACCGGATCCTGATCAAAGAGTACGCGAAGGGGAAACTCCCCGAGGCCCCCATCTCGATCCACCAGGAGGGGTGGTACGACGACCACGACGTCGACCTCCGACTCAACACGGTCGTCGTCGACATCGACGTCGAGAACGACGCGATCCACACCCACGAGGGCGAGACGTTCGAGTACGACACGCTGCTGCTCGCGATCGGCGGCACGCCCCAGCAGCTCCCGGTCGACAACGCCGACGCCGACGGGATCCACCACTTCTGGACGTTCCAAGACGCCCGCAAAATTAAGGAGAGCGTCGAGGACGCCGAGAAGGCCGTCATCGTCGGCGCCGGCCTCCTCGGTATCGACTTCGCGGCCATCTGCGGCGCGCAGGACGTCGAGGCGAAGTACCTGATGCGCGGCGACAACTGGTGGCGCTACGCGCTCTCCGAGGAGGGCGCGGAGATCATGCACGACGCGATGCGCGAGCGCGGCGTCGAGCCCGTCTTCGGCTCCGGCGTCGACCGCTTCGAGGTCGACGACGAGGGCCACGTCGTGGCCGCGGTCGACCCGAACGGCGAGCGCCACGAGTGCGACTTCGCGGGCGTCGCCATCGGCCTGAACTTCAACACCGAGCTCGTCGAGGACACGCCGCTGGAGCTCGAGGACGGCGTTGTCGTCGACGAGTACATGCGCACCAACGTCGACAACGTGTTCGCCGCGGGCGACATCACCACTTTCAACGACCTGGTCCTCGGCGAGCGGGCGAAGAACGGCTCGTGGGGCTCGGCGAAAGAGCAGGGGACTGTCGCCGCCCGCAACATGCTCGACTACGGCAGCGAGGAGTTCAGGTGGGTCTCCTCGTACTCGATCACGCACTTCGACTTCCCGTTCCTCTCGTTCGGCCACCCGACACTCGGCGACGATTCGGTCGAGGCGACCACCGCCGAGGGCGAGTGGCGCCGCGTGGCGCTCAAGGACGGCAAGGTCGTCGGCGGCGTCCTCATCGGCGACCTCTCGCCGCAGTCCGCGTTCAAACAGCTCATGCGCGAGGGCCGCGACGTGAGCGGCCAGACGGAGCTCCTCATGGAGCCCGGCTTCTCGGTCGACGACCTGGCGGCGACGACAGAGCAGTAACGCCGCCGTCGCTCGGGCCGTTTTCGTTCCGCGGAACCGAGCCAGTAGATTTTCACGTCTGTCGGCCGTATTCTCGCTCCTGATGCCACGCGAACCGTCCGCCGACTCCCCGTCGCCGCCGGGCGGCGGCTTCGCCGCTTCGTTCGTCGAGGGATGTTCTGATCCGGTCATCTCCGTCGACGGCGACGGCGCCGTCGTCTACGCGAACCCGGCAGTCGAGTCGGTCCTCGGCTACGACCCCGCCGAGCTTCGCGACGGGCGCTTCGCGGAGCTGATCCCCGAGGGGCGCGACGACGAGCGCGTCCGCTCGCTCCGGCGGCGGCTGTCGTCCCCCGCGGAGCTGGCCGAGGCCGGCGGCTTCGCCTGTCCCCTGCGGCACGCCGACGGGCGGACGGTCGCCTTCTCCGTGCGGTTCCACGAGCACCGCCCGTCCGGCGACCCCGTGTACACCGGGGTGTTTCGGGACGGCGTCGAGGAGGCGGCCGCACGCGACCTGCGGACCTTCCGTAACCTCGTCGAGCACGCCGGTCACGCCGTCTACGTCACCGACACCGACGGGACGATCGAGTACGTCAACCCGGCGTTCACCGAGAACACGGGGTACGATCCCGACGAGGCGGTCGGCGAGACGCCGGCGATACTCAACTCGGGTGAGATGTCCGACGAGTACTTCGGGGCGCTGTGGGAGACGATCGAGGCCGGCGGCGTGTGGGAGGAGGAGATCGTCGATCGCCGGCGCGACGGCGAGACGTACCACGCCCACCAGACGATCGCGCCGGTGTTCGACGAGGACGGCGACGTCTCCCGGTTCGTCGCGATCCAGACCGACGTGACGGAGCAGCGTGAGGCCGTCGGGCGGCTGAAGCAGTACCGCGACGTCGTCGAGGCGCTCGGCGATCCGATCCTTCTCCAGAATCGCGACGGCGAGTTCGAGCTGCTTAACGAGGCGGTGAGCGACTTCGCCGGCGTCCCCCGGGAGGAGCTGTACGGGAGGGACGAGTTCGCATTCATGGACCCCGAGACGGCGGCCGAGATCGCCGAGCGCCGGCGGGAGGTGCTCGACCGGGAGGAGCCGGTCGAGTACGAGGTGTCGCCGACGTTCGAGCGCAGCGACCGCGAGGCGACGTTCAACACGCGGCGGTCGCCCTACTACGACGCCGACGGCGAGTTGGCTGGCACCTTCGCGATCTGCCGGGATATCACCGACATGAAGCGCCGTGAGGCGGAGCTCGAGCGCTACGAACGCGCCGTCAACGGGGCGACCGACCTCATCGCCGCCGTCGACCGCGACGGTCGCTTCCTGTTCGCGAACCCCCAGTACCGGGCGTACCACGAGATCGGAGCCGACGACGTGCGGGACCTCACGCTCGCGGACGTCGTCGACGACGACCGGTTCGACGACGTGGAACGACACGTCGACCGCGCGCTGCGGGGTCAGCCCGTGGAGTACCGGACGAAGCGCACGCACCCCGTCCGCGGAACGCGCACGTTCGACGTCCGGTACTACCCGCTGGAGGACCCCGACGGAGACGGGGTCGCCGGCGTGGTCGGCGTCCTCAGAGACGTGACCGACAGCGAGAACCGGGCGCGCCAGCTCAGCGTCGTGGACCGGGTGCTTCAGCACAACCTCCGGAACGCGCTGACGGTGATCCGGGGACGGGCGACTGAGATCGTCGAAACGGCCCCCGAGGTCGACGGCGACTCCGACGGCGGCGACGGCGACGCCAACGGCCCCGACGGCGGCGGCGATGTCGCTGTCGCCGCCGAGGCGGCCTCGTACATCGTCTCGCGGGCGGACGACCTCCTGACGACGAGCGAGAAGGCCCACCACATCACCGAGATCCTGAGCGACGCGCCCGAGGTGGAGCCGATGGACGTGGGGCGTGCCGTCGACGGGGTGGTCGAGTCGATCGCCGCCGAGTACCCGGACGCGGACGTCTCGGCGTCGACGCCGGCCAACGGGAAGGCCGTCGCCTCGGCGACCGCGTGGCTCGACCGCGCGCTGGCGGAGCTCGTCCGGAACGCGATCGTCCACCACGACGGGGACCCGACCGTCGACGTGACCGTCGAGACGACCGCGGAGGCGATTCGGGTGCGAATCGTCGACGACGGCCCCGGCCTGACCGACATGAACCGCGACGTGCTCGAGACGGGGCGCGCCGTGGACGCGCTGTACCACGGGAGCGGGCTCGGCCTGTGGCTCGTCTACTGGGTCCTCCAGCAGTCGGGCGGGTCGGCGACGGTCGAGGATGTCTCGCCCCGCGGGACCGCGGTGACGGTGACGCTCTCTCCCGCGCCCGAGCGACAGCGCTCTTGACCGCCGACCCGCGCGCCTGACCGTCGGTCTCGGCGTCGTCCCACGCGCTCGGAACCGGCGCAACGTTTATCATGATCTATGGTGTGTGTTATCGCATGTCACTCCGAGAGACGGGGCGGCGGCTCCGGCTCCGCCGAACCGGCTGGATCCCGCCGGACGCGCGGGTCCGTCACTACGACGAACTCGGCGAGGACGCTCAGATCCTCGTCAGAGAGCTCGCCGGGCGACCGCGAACGGCGCCGGAGCTCGACGACCTCGACGACGGCGACTTCGTGAAGTTCACCGACTACTACCAGGTCCGCACGCGCTGAGGACGGCGACGCGGCGTCGGCCGACCTCGATACCCGCTGCGGAAGCGAAGTTGTTTTCGCCCGCCGCGAGAACGCGTATCCATGGACAGTGGCGGATCTACCGACATGACGCTCGCGTTCGAGCTGGAGGCGCTGAAGGCGCTCGCTGACCCCAACGACGTGTTCAACAACGCCCGGCAGTGGACGGAGTACGTCGGCGTCGTCAGCGAGAAGCCGACGTACGTCGTGACCAACTTCACCCGGAAACACCGCGTGCGTCAGGACTTCTTCTCGGGCCCGCGCGGCGTCGAGGAGAGCTTAGAGAACATCGCCGGCCAGTTCGACACGGACCGGCACGTGTTCGTCGGCGTCGACGACGAGGACGAGGCCGTCGCCGAGGCCACCGGCTGGGAGTTCCTGCAGGTCGAGGACGCGGCCGAGGCCGCCGGCTGGGTACTCGCGACCGAGGAGCCGGACGAGGACGAGGCGCCCGAGGAGTCGTCGCGAGACGACTGGCCCTAAGTCGGCGTCGTCCGGAACGACGCGAGCGACCGCCGCGTCGGGGAGGTGTTTTCACCGTCGACCGGATACGTGAAGCCATGAGCGACGCGCACGACCACGACGAGGAGGGAGATGGTCACGGCGAGGGAGAGGGCCACGGCGAGAGCGACCGCCATCACGACGAGGGGCATGACCACGACCACCACCATCACGACGCCGATTCGATCGCGGTCGCGGTCATGACGGTGTCGTCCTCGCGCTCGCTCGACGAGGACCCCTCCGGCGACTACGTGGCCGCCGCCTTCGAGGAGGCCGGCCACGAGGTCGCCGTCCGCGAGCTGGTCCCCGACGAGTACGACAGCGTCCAGGGGACGGTAGACCGGCTGGCCCGCCGCGAGGACACGGACGTCGTCGTGACCACGGGCGGGACCGGCGTGACGCCCGACGACGTGACGCCGGAGGCGGTCGCCGGCCTCTTCGCGAAGAAGCTTCCCGGCTTCGGCGAGCTGTTCCGCCGGCTCTCGCAGGAGGAGATCGGGACGCGGACGATCGGCTCGCGGGCGACCGCCGGGATCGCCTCCGCCACGCCCGTCTTCTGTCTGCCCGGCTCCGAGAACGCGGTGCGGCTCGGCGTCGACGAGATCATCCTCTCCGAGGTCGGCCACCTCGTCGGGCTCGCCGGGCGGGGCGTCGACGAGACCGGCGAGGAGGTGAAGGCGGAAGACGCGGGCGAGGAAGAAGACGACCACGACGCGGGCGAAGAAGCGGACGCCGGCGGCTCGGCCGACGACGGCTCGGATTGACGCCCTCCCCGCGCTGAAGCGCGAGGGGTCCCTTTTAAATAGACGCGAGGAAGTTCCGGATCAGGTCGTGGCCCGCAGCGGTCAACACGCTCTCCGGATGGAACTGCACCGCCTCGATCGGGTGGTCGCGGTGGCGGATCCCCATCACGATCTCGTCGCCCTCGTGGTCCGTCGTCGCCGTCACCGCGAAGGCGTCGGGGACCTCGGTGGCGGCCAGCGAGTGGTACCGCCCGGCGCGGAACCCCTGATCGAGCCCGGCGAACACCCCCTTCCCGTCGTGGTCGACCGGGAACGCCTTCCCGTGGATCGGCTCCGGGGCGTGACCGACGGTGCCGCCGTACTCGTACACGGCGGCCTCGAGGCCGAGGCAGACGCCGAGCGTCGGGACCTCGGGCGAGAGGTCGCGGAGCACGTCGGTCGTCACGCCCACGTCGCGCTCGTTCTTCGGGTGACCGGGACCGGGGCTGATGAGGATCGCGTCCGGCTCGGCGTCCCGGATCTCCGCGAGCGACGCGGTGTTTTTAAACACCGTCACGTCGATCGGCTCCGGTTCGCCGCTCGCTTCGGCTCCGGCGTCGTCCCCGTCGCCCGCCGCGCCCTCGTCGCCGAGCGTCTGGTCCGAGACGTACTCGACGAGGTTGTACGTGAACGAGTCGAAGTTGTCGACGACGACGACGTTCATTCGTCGACCTCCGCGCCGGCCGGGAGGGGGTCGTCCTCGGGCGACTCCTCGTCCCGGATCCGGTCGATCGCGGTCAACACGCCGTCCATCTTCTGTTCGGTCTCCTCGTACTCGGCGGCCGGGTCGGAGTCGGCGACGAGCCCGGCGCCGGCCCGGACGGTCACCGCGGTCTCGGCCGGGTCGCTCGCGCCCGCCGGCGACTCGTCGAGCGTCGCGGTCCGGATCACGATGGCGAAGTCGGCGTCGCCGGTCCACGCGTAGTAGCCGACGCCGCCCCCGTACGCCTCCCGCGGGGTGGTCTCCAACTCCTCGATGATCTCCATCGCGCGCACCTTCGGCGCGCCCGTGAGGGTGCCGGCGGGGAACGTCGCGCGCGTCGCGTCGAACGCGTCGGCGTCGGCCGCCATCGTCCCCGTGACCGTCGACTCGATGTGCTGGACGTGGCTGTACTTCAGCACGTTCATGAACTCCTCGACGCGGACGGAGCCCGCCTCCGAGACGCGCCGGACGTCGTTGCGCGCGAGGTCGACGAGCATCGTGTGCTCGGCGCGCTCCTTCGGGTCGGCGAGCATCTCGCCGGCGAGCCGGCGGTCCTCGACCGGGCTCGTCCCGCGGGGGCAGGTGCCCGCGATCGGGTTCGAGACGATCCGGTCGCCCTGCACAGACACCAGCGTCTCCGGGCTCGCGCCGACGATGCTCCGGTCGTCGTGGCGCAGCACGTACATGTACGGCGAGGGGTTCACCTCGCGGAGCGCCGCGTACAGCCCGAGCGAGTCCACCTCGCCGCGGAGCTCGCGGCTCCGCGAGATCACGCCCTGGTAGATGTCGCCGTCGAGGACGTGCCGCTTGGCGGTCCGGACCGCCTCCTCGTACTCCTCGCGGGGGTCGGCCGACTCCGACTCGACTCGGATCCCGTCGGGCTCCGGCGGCGCGGCCTCGCGCAGCTCAGCCCCCACGCGCTCCGCCTCGGCGACGAGGTCGTCGTAGACGGCCGCGGGGTCGTCGTCGACGCCGATCACGGGCGTGAAGACGAGCTCGGCGCTCCCCTCCTTCTCGTCGAAGACGACCGTGCGGGTCGTTAACGCGAACTCGGCGTCGGGGAACTCGGTCTCCGGCCGCTCGACGCCGACCTCCTCTAACCAGAGGTCGTAGACGGCCTCGTACGCGAGGAAGCCGACGAACCCGCCGGAGAGGATCTGGCGGTCGGTGTCGGGGAACCCGCGCAGGCTCACGTCCGGGAACGCCGCGCGGATCCGGTCGACCGCGTCGCCGGCGGCGGGGCCGATCTCTTTCTCAGATCCGTCCCCGACGAACTCGGCCGCGGGGCCGAGCCGAGTCACGTCGGTGCGGTCGGGGTGGAC is drawn from Halorubrum sp. CBA1229 and contains these coding sequences:
- a CDS encoding FAD-dependent oxidoreductase, translating into MSDSYVIVGDGIAGASAAETLREQAPDAEITVLTDEGESLYNRILIKEYAKGKLPEAPISIHQEGWYDDHDVDLRLNTVVVDIDVENDAIHTHEGETFEYDTLLLAIGGTPQQLPVDNADADGIHHFWTFQDARKIKESVEDAEKAVIVGAGLLGIDFAAICGAQDVEAKYLMRGDNWWRYALSEEGAEIMHDAMRERGVEPVFGSGVDRFEVDDEGHVVAAVDPNGERHECDFAGVAIGLNFNTELVEDTPLELEDGVVVDEYMRTNVDNVFAAGDITTFNDLVLGERAKNGSWGSAKEQGTVAARNMLDYGSEEFRWVSSYSITHFDFPFLSFGHPTLGDDSVEATTAEGEWRRVALKDGKVVGGVLIGDLSPQSAFKQLMREGRDVSGQTELLMEPGFSVDDLAATTEQ
- a CDS encoding molybdenum cofactor biosynthesis protein B, which translates into the protein MSDAHDHDEEGDGHGEGEGHGESDRHHDEGHDHDHHHHDADSIAVAVMTVSSSRSLDEDPSGDYVAAAFEEAGHEVAVRELVPDEYDSVQGTVDRLARREDTDVVVTTGGTGVTPDDVTPEAVAGLFAKKLPGFGELFRRLSQEEIGTRTIGSRATAGIASATPVFCLPGSENAVRLGVDEIILSEVGHLVGLAGRGVDETGEEVKAEDAGEEEDDHDAGEEADAGGSADDGSD
- the trpG gene encoding anthranilate synthase component II, with the protein product MNVVVVDNFDSFTYNLVEYVSDQTLGDEGAAGDGDDAGAEASGEPEPIDVTVFKNTASLAEIRDAEPDAILISPGPGHPKNERDVGVTTDVLRDLSPEVPTLGVCLGLEAAVYEYGGTVGHAPEPIHGKAFPVDHDGKGVFAGLDQGFRAGRYHSLAATEVPDAFAVTATTDHEGDEIVMGIRHRDHPIEAVQFHPESVLTAAGHDLIRNFLASI
- a CDS encoding PAS domain S-box protein, whose product is MPREPSADSPSPPGGGFAASFVEGCSDPVISVDGDGAVVYANPAVESVLGYDPAELRDGRFAELIPEGRDDERVRSLRRRLSSPAELAEAGGFACPLRHADGRTVAFSVRFHEHRPSGDPVYTGVFRDGVEEAAARDLRTFRNLVEHAGHAVYVTDTDGTIEYVNPAFTENTGYDPDEAVGETPAILNSGEMSDEYFGALWETIEAGGVWEEEIVDRRRDGETYHAHQTIAPVFDEDGDVSRFVAIQTDVTEQREAVGRLKQYRDVVEALGDPILLQNRDGEFELLNEAVSDFAGVPREELYGRDEFAFMDPETAAEIAERRREVLDREEPVEYEVSPTFERSDREATFNTRRSPYYDADGELAGTFAICRDITDMKRREAELERYERAVNGATDLIAAVDRDGRFLFANPQYRAYHEIGADDVRDLTLADVVDDDRFDDVERHVDRALRGQPVEYRTKRTHPVRGTRTFDVRYYPLEDPDGDGVAGVVGVLRDVTDSENRARQLSVVDRVLQHNLRNALTVIRGRATEIVETAPEVDGDSDGGDGDANGPDGGGDVAVAAEAASYIVSRADDLLTTSEKAHHITEILSDAPEVEPMDVGRAVDGVVESIAAEYPDADVSASTPANGKAVASATAWLDRALAELVRNAIVHHDGDPTVDVTVETTAEAIRVRIVDDGPGLTDMNRDVLETGRAVDALYHGSGLGLWLVYWVLQQSGGSATVEDVSPRGTAVTVTLSPAPERQRS
- the trpE gene encoding anthranilate synthase component I, which produces MSDDGSPLNRSKAAFVELAADAERPVVVRASATLDADVTPLATYATLVGEGPYGFLLESGEKVASSDPDGAFTSGGKADRHARYSFVGYDPEAIVSVHPDRTDVTRLGPAAEFVGDGSEKEIGPAAGDAVDRIRAAFPDVSLRGFPDTDRQILSGGFVGFLAYEAVYDLWLEEVGVERPETEFPDAEFALTTRTVVFDEKEGSAELVFTPVIGVDDDPAAVYDDLVAEAERVGAELREAAPPEPDGIRVESESADPREEYEEAVRTAKRHVLDGDIYQGVISRSRELRGEVDSLGLYAALREVNPSPYMYVLRHDDRSIVGASPETLVSVQGDRIVSNPIAGTCPRGTSPVEDRRLAGEMLADPKERAEHTMLVDLARNDVRRVSEAGSVRVEEFMNVLKYSHVQHIESTVTGTMAADADAFDATRATFPAGTLTGAPKVRAMEIIEELETTPREAYGGGVGYYAWTGDADFAIVIRTATLDESPAGASDPAETAVTVRAGAGLVADSDPAAEYEETEQKMDGVLTAIDRIRDEESPEDDPLPAGAEVDE